The genomic DNA ATTTTTCCCTCATTAATTAAATATCTGCCATCATTTACCAATTTTAATATTCCACCCCACATTTTATCCAGTTCTGCTTCTATGCCTGCAGCATATTGGCTTTTATCTAAAACAGCAAATACATAAAATTTATCACCTGATTGTTCGTGATTTACAACTCCTATTCCCTGCACCACTTCATTAACTGTTAAATTAATTGAAGATTGAAACAGGTCAGTATACGAAACACGGTCATCTACTTCTAATTCTTTTGTGAATGTTTCAACTTGCGATTCAATGGATACACTAATTTGTGAAGCTATTTGTGCTGAAGCTTTTGTTTGTGCCTCTTCGTAACTCGCACCTTCACCAACACCAATAAAATATAATTCAGCAGGATAATTAGAGAGTTCACCTGTTGTATACCATTTTGGTGCTTTGGCAAAGACTGATACTGCAAATGTAGTAAGAATCAATATAAGCATTATTTTTTTCATTTGAAAATCCTTTCTCCCCGCGTCCGCGGGGATTATTTTGATTTGGGATGAACCCAAATCTACCCCT from Candidatus Cloacimonadota bacterium includes the following:
- a CDS encoding LPP20 family lipoprotein, producing the protein MKKIMLILILTTFAVSVFAKAPKWYTTGELSNYPAELYFIGVGEGASYEEAQTKASAQIASQISVSIESQVETFTKELEVDDRVSYTDLFQSSINLTVNEVVQGIGVVNHEQSGDKFYVFAVLDKSQYAAGIEAELDKMWGGILKLVNDGRYLINEGK